A genomic region of Salinibacter pepae contains the following coding sequences:
- a CDS encoding NAD(P)/FAD-dependent oxidoreductase produces the protein MPFDTPSPASDRPHVVIVGAGFAGLEAAKTLRDAPVRVTLVDRNNYHKFQPLLYEVAMAGLEPDDIAHNVRNIFQGNETVNFRLGTVVDIDPARQQVHLHGGQSLSYDHLVLAAGAVSTDFGIPGVEEHAYPLKNVPDAVNLRNRVLRQFERYDRQRAGAGEGALTFVVVGGGPTGVEMAGAFVELFDTLNDDFARFDTREEARCLLLEMEDELLPPYKGPQRAYTRQVLEARGVDVQTNTAVERVAPDRVHLADGRVLPTQTLVWAAGVKASPVANLLDAEQDRADRVVVSPDLTVPEHPDVYVVGDMAAIEGEDGYEPQLAQVAIQSGRHAAAQIQRRLRDGTTERFEYWDLGQMATIGRNAAVAEFAGGIAFRGFMAWFLWVVIHIAKLVGFRNRLSALVNWAYNYFTYNRSARLILDAVPLSDGGPTEVNAEDEQVEERPQTVGTQP, from the coding sequence ATGCCGTTTGACACACCGTCGCCTGCGTCCGACCGCCCCCACGTCGTCATCGTCGGGGCCGGGTTTGCGGGCCTGGAGGCCGCCAAAACGCTGCGCGACGCCCCGGTCCGCGTCACGCTCGTCGACCGCAACAACTACCACAAGTTTCAGCCGCTGCTCTACGAGGTGGCCATGGCGGGGCTGGAGCCGGACGACATTGCCCACAATGTGCGCAACATCTTCCAGGGCAACGAGACGGTGAACTTTCGCCTCGGCACCGTGGTCGACATCGACCCTGCCCGCCAGCAGGTGCACCTGCACGGCGGTCAGTCGCTCTCCTACGACCACCTCGTCCTGGCGGCGGGTGCCGTCTCGACCGACTTCGGGATTCCCGGCGTGGAGGAGCACGCCTACCCCCTCAAGAACGTGCCCGACGCCGTCAACCTGCGCAACCGCGTGCTGCGGCAGTTCGAGCGGTACGACCGGCAGCGGGCGGGCGCCGGAGAGGGCGCCCTCACCTTCGTCGTGGTGGGCGGGGGGCCAACGGGCGTCGAGATGGCGGGCGCGTTCGTGGAGCTCTTCGACACGCTCAACGACGACTTTGCCCGGTTTGACACGCGCGAGGAGGCCCGCTGCCTCCTTCTGGAAATGGAGGACGAGCTCCTGCCCCCCTACAAGGGGCCACAGCGGGCCTACACCCGGCAGGTCCTCGAGGCGCGCGGCGTGGACGTCCAGACCAACACGGCCGTCGAGCGCGTCGCCCCCGACCGGGTCCACCTCGCCGATGGGCGGGTCCTCCCGACCCAGACGCTGGTCTGGGCGGCCGGCGTGAAGGCGAGCCCGGTGGCCAACCTGCTCGACGCCGAGCAGGACCGGGCCGATCGGGTCGTCGTGAGCCCGGACCTGACGGTGCCCGAGCACCCGGACGTGTACGTCGTGGGCGACATGGCCGCCATTGAGGGCGAGGACGGATACGAGCCCCAGCTCGCGCAGGTCGCCATCCAGAGCGGCCGGCACGCCGCGGCCCAGATTCAGCGCCGCCTCCGCGACGGCACCACGGAGCGATTCGAGTACTGGGACCTCGGCCAGATGGCCACGATCGGCCGGAACGCGGCGGTGGCCGAGTTTGCCGGGGGCATCGCGTTTCGGGGCTTCATGGCCTGGTTTCTCTGGGTCGTCATCCACATTGCCAAGCTGGTGGGCTTCCGCAACCGCCTCAGCGCCCTCGTCAACTGGGCCTACAACTACTTCACGTACAACCGCAGCGCGCGTCTTATCCTCGACGCGGTGCCCCTCTCCGACGGCGGGCCCACGGAGGTGAACGCGGAGGACGAGCAGGTCGAGGAACGCCCCCAGACGGTGGGCACCCAGCCGTAG
- a CDS encoding fasciclin domain-containing protein, which produces MTTYASRFVFLLGLGLALLAGPAVAQQDDTGADQPDIVDTAVQADDFNTLAQALEAADLVGALKGEGPFTVFAPTDAAFDALPDGQLESLLQPENKEQLQAILQYHVVSGAAMASDVTGMDSAPTLEGRSVQIQVNDGTVRLMGQNTATVVQTDIEASNGVIHVIDSVLLPPEANDGGM; this is translated from the coding sequence ATGACCACCTACGCATCACGCTTTGTCTTTCTTCTCGGCCTCGGCCTCGCCCTCCTTGCCGGCCCGGCCGTCGCCCAGCAGGACGACACGGGCGCCGACCAGCCGGACATCGTTGATACGGCCGTCCAGGCCGATGACTTCAACACCCTGGCCCAGGCCCTGGAGGCGGCAGACCTCGTGGGCGCCCTGAAGGGCGAGGGGCCGTTCACCGTCTTCGCCCCCACCGACGCCGCCTTCGACGCCCTGCCGGACGGGCAGCTTGAGTCGCTCCTCCAGCCGGAAAACAAGGAGCAGCTCCAGGCCATCCTGCAGTACCACGTCGTGAGCGGCGCGGCGATGGCGTCGGACGTGACCGGCATGGACTCTGCCCCCACACTCGAAGGCCGCTCCGTCCAGATCCAGGTCAATGACGGTACCGTCCGCCTGATGGGCCAGAACACCGCCACCGTCGTGCAGACCGACATTGAGGCCTCGAACGGCGTCATCCACGTCATCGACAGCGTTCTGCTTCCCCCGGAGGCCAACGACGGCGGCATGTAG
- a CDS encoding type II toxin-antitoxin system VapC family toxin has translation MTVLFDTNVLIDAAVASRSHHGAAVRLIAAAERDTIDGLVAPTSIATWWYVAYEREDTEPRPLFDLLADVMRIAPMGRSALRTALQNPGTDVFEDGYLAAAGAAAGASAVATRNESDFTSTALTPYHPLDLVGMLNC, from the coding sequence ATGACGGTTCTCTTCGACACGAACGTCCTCATTGATGCCGCTGTCGCCTCCCGGTCGCATCACGGCGCAGCCGTCCGTCTGATCGCGGCGGCCGAGCGCGACACCATCGACGGCCTCGTTGCCCCCACGTCAATCGCGACTTGGTGGTACGTGGCATACGAACGGGAAGACACCGAACCACGTCCGCTTTTCGACCTGCTGGCGGACGTGATGCGCATTGCTCCTATGGGCCGCTCGGCGCTCCGGACGGCACTTCAGAACCCTGGAACCGACGTCTTTGAAGACGGCTACCTTGCCGCTGCCGGGGCGGCGGCCGGCGCTTCGGCCGTCGCGACGCGAAACGAATCCGACTTCACGTCAACGGCCCTCACCCCCTATCATCCTCTCGATCTTGTGGGGATGCTTAACTGTTAG
- a CDS encoding FKBP-type peptidyl-prolyl cis-trans isomerase, with product MAQANTGDEVQVHYTGKLEDGTKFDESEEEPLSFTIGENRVIPGFEEAVTGMEPGDEKTVEVEPEQAYGEHREDMVMEMDHDQIPDEVEPEVGQQLQLRLENGQTVPVLITALGEDSVTIDANHPLAGRTLIFDIEVIDVAEGSGSPDGGGGGEGGNIVTP from the coding sequence GTGGCACAAGCGAATACAGGAGATGAGGTCCAGGTCCACTACACCGGCAAACTGGAAGACGGCACGAAGTTCGACGAGTCCGAGGAGGAGCCCCTGAGCTTTACCATCGGGGAGAATCGTGTCATTCCGGGGTTTGAGGAGGCCGTAACGGGCATGGAGCCGGGCGACGAGAAGACCGTAGAGGTGGAGCCGGAGCAGGCCTACGGGGAGCACCGCGAAGACATGGTCATGGAGATGGACCACGACCAGATTCCCGACGAGGTGGAGCCGGAGGTTGGCCAGCAGCTTCAGCTGCGACTGGAGAACGGCCAGACCGTCCCCGTGCTCATCACGGCCCTCGGGGAAGACTCGGTGACCATCGACGCGAATCACCCGCTGGCGGGGCGCACGCTGATCTTCGACATCGAAGTGATCGACGTTGCCGAAGGCAGTGGCTCGCCCGACGGCGGAGGCGGCGGCGAGGGCGGAAACATCGTCACGCCGTAG
- a CDS encoding 3'-5' exonuclease, with protein sequence MSAWADRPLRTATLLFFDLETTALRPDRGGRICEMAVVDEQGIQFHWRSDAAPPRDDAVATRLPRLIDHLEAGVVVGHNLPFDFRFVTYEAERLGLDGLGLRFADTLGLARSLLDGPDTHQLGTLLGHFNAAPGEELHTAVGDALATRTLFWHLVEHGGLRTLADIDVQRLQW encoded by the coding sequence ATGAGCGCGTGGGCGGATCGCCCCCTCCGGACGGCCACCCTTCTCTTCTTCGACCTCGAGACGACCGCCCTGCGGCCCGACCGCGGCGGGCGCATCTGCGAGATGGCCGTCGTGGACGAGCAGGGCATTCAGTTCCACTGGCGCAGCGACGCGGCCCCGCCCCGCGACGATGCCGTGGCGACGCGGTTGCCTCGTCTCATCGACCACCTGGAGGCAGGCGTGGTCGTGGGGCACAATCTGCCGTTCGATTTCCGCTTCGTCACCTACGAGGCCGAGCGACTCGGCCTCGATGGCCTGGGCCTTCGCTTTGCCGACACGCTGGGCCTGGCGCGGTCTCTCCTCGACGGGCCGGACACCCACCAGCTCGGGACGCTGCTCGGCCACTTCAATGCCGCGCCGGGCGAGGAGCTCCACACGGCCGTGGGCGACGCCCTCGCCACCCGCACCCTCTTCTGGCACCTCGTGGAGCACGGCGGGCTCCGGACGCTGGCCGACATCGACGTCCAGCGGCTCCAGTGGTAG
- the serC gene encoding 3-phosphoserine/phosphohydroxythreonine transaminase yields MSTSDVAGPADRSQRQYNFSAGPATLPVEALREVKDELPVYDHVGASVMEISHRSPAYDEIEASAREHLRALLDLGDDWHILFLQGGARMQFYQVPLNFLPEDGVADYVVSGRWGVKAVAEAERVGGVNVAASSEDADFAYVPDVAEWDLTPDASYVHVTTNETVNGNQMTDDPVLDVPVVTDASSEFLSRPMDLEGYGLIYAGAQKNVGPAGVTVVLVHDDFLRRRKQPLPTMLDYGTHAERRYNTPPVFAIYMVEKVCRWLRNQGGIDAIHAINRRKARLLYDAIDATDFYQGTVDPEDRSTMNATFRLHDPALEPVFLQKAEQEGLLSLSGHRSVGGVRASMYNAMPEAGVRRLVAFMEEFERTHG; encoded by the coding sequence ATGTCTACTTCCGACGTTGCGGGGCCCGCCGACCGCAGCCAGCGCCAGTACAACTTTTCGGCCGGGCCGGCCACGCTTCCTGTGGAGGCGTTGCGGGAGGTCAAAGACGAGCTGCCCGTGTACGACCACGTTGGGGCCTCGGTGATGGAGATCAGCCACCGCTCACCCGCGTACGACGAGATCGAAGCGTCCGCCCGTGAGCACCTCCGTGCCCTGCTCGACCTGGGTGACGACTGGCACATTCTCTTCCTGCAGGGCGGGGCCCGGATGCAGTTTTACCAGGTGCCCCTCAACTTCCTGCCCGAGGACGGCGTGGCCGACTACGTCGTGTCGGGGCGGTGGGGCGTGAAGGCGGTCGCCGAGGCCGAACGGGTGGGCGGCGTGAACGTCGCCGCCTCCAGCGAGGACGCGGACTTTGCCTACGTGCCGGACGTGGCGGAGTGGGACCTCACCCCGGACGCGTCGTACGTCCACGTCACGACCAACGAAACGGTCAATGGCAACCAGATGACCGACGACCCGGTGCTCGACGTGCCCGTCGTCACCGACGCGTCGAGCGAGTTTCTGAGCCGCCCGATGGACCTGGAGGGCTACGGGCTCATCTATGCCGGGGCGCAGAAGAACGTCGGGCCGGCGGGCGTCACCGTCGTCCTCGTGCACGACGACTTCCTGCGGCGCCGCAAACAACCGCTCCCGACGATGCTGGACTACGGCACCCACGCGGAGCGTCGCTACAACACGCCGCCGGTCTTTGCCATCTACATGGTGGAGAAGGTGTGCCGCTGGCTCCGCAACCAGGGGGGCATCGACGCCATCCACGCCATCAACCGGCGAAAGGCGCGCCTGCTCTACGACGCGATCGACGCGACCGACTTTTACCAGGGCACCGTCGACCCGGAGGACCGGTCCACGATGAACGCCACGTTTCGGCTCCACGACCCGGCCCTGGAGCCGGTCTTCCTCCAGAAGGCCGAGCAGGAGGGGCTGCTCAGCCTGTCCGGGCACCGCTCCGTGGGCGGGGTGCGCGCGTCCATGTACAACGCGATGCCCGAGGCGGGCGTCCGGCGGCTCGTGGCGTTTATGGAGGAGTTCGAGCGCACGCACGGCTGA
- a CDS encoding Brp/Blh family beta-carotene 15,15'-dioxygenase, translating to MHNPVTLRSPRIYGGVLVLTVLATVLGTWGGVSLGPWALGILFVAVVLTGMPHGAVDHLVAARLWGLGPTWADQAKFYGGYLVLMALYGALWIGAPAWSLGLFLVMTMYHFGQADLAYWRLPPLSARLLYLSRGLFLLGLPIVAFPEVVAPIFEAMGGVQLLTWPGVTTAPGALFAGLVAQHLGALGIGRLGADPSVDWALGREATNVAVLAALFGLVHPLVAFAVFFGGWHALGHILELLRFFRRQGDAMSMARFYREAFLFTAIPFVGLAGLYAATQSFGLEDQMVALLFILIAIMTLPHMVVVEKMYREREKGAPQAAA from the coding sequence ATGCACAACCCGGTTACCCTTCGCTCGCCGCGCATCTACGGGGGCGTGCTGGTCCTCACCGTCCTGGCGACTGTCCTGGGGACATGGGGGGGCGTGTCGCTGGGGCCCTGGGCGCTGGGGATCCTGTTCGTGGCCGTCGTGCTGACGGGGATGCCGCACGGGGCCGTCGATCACCTCGTGGCGGCCCGGCTGTGGGGCCTCGGCCCGACGTGGGCCGACCAGGCAAAGTTCTACGGCGGCTACCTCGTCCTGATGGCGCTCTACGGGGCGCTCTGGATTGGGGCCCCGGCCTGGAGCCTCGGCCTCTTTCTGGTCATGACCATGTACCACTTCGGGCAGGCCGACCTGGCCTACTGGCGGCTCCCGCCCCTGTCCGCCCGTCTCCTCTACCTGTCGCGCGGCCTCTTTCTGCTCGGCCTGCCCATCGTGGCCTTTCCGGAGGTCGTCGCGCCCATCTTCGAGGCGATGGGGGGCGTTCAACTGCTCACGTGGCCGGGGGTGACGACGGCGCCGGGCGCCCTGTTCGCGGGCCTCGTCGCGCAGCACCTGGGGGCGCTCGGAATCGGCAGGCTGGGGGCGGACCCGAGTGTCGACTGGGCCCTCGGGCGGGAGGCGACCAACGTCGCGGTGCTCGCGGCGCTGTTTGGGCTCGTCCACCCGCTCGTGGCCTTTGCGGTCTTCTTCGGGGGGTGGCACGCGCTGGGGCACATCCTGGAGCTCCTCCGCTTCTTCCGGCGGCAGGGAGACGCCATGTCGATGGCCCGGTTCTACCGGGAGGCGTTCCTGTTTACGGCGATCCCCTTCGTTGGACTGGCGGGCCTCTACGCCGCCACGCAGTCGTTCGGGCTGGAGGACCAGATGGTCGCGCTTCTCTTCATCCTGATCGCCATCATGACCCTCCCCCACATGGTGGTCGTCGAGAAGATGTACCGGGAGCGGGAGAAGGGCGCCCCCCAGGCCGCCGCCTGA
- a CDS encoding DUF6364 family protein: protein MSTKSKLTLRLDDRLKERAKRLAKERGTSVSQIVEDYFRLLLREPNGDDSGPESASDMNTVPDDLPPRTRKMVDALGPAATDLNLDKDTEAWVDAMHEKHK, encoded by the coding sequence ATGTCCACGAAATCAAAGCTTACCCTCCGTCTCGACGACCGCCTGAAAGAACGCGCCAAACGACTGGCCAAGGAGCGGGGGACCTCCGTCTCCCAAATCGTGGAAGACTACTTTCGCCTCCTGCTCCGCGAGCCGAACGGGGACGACTCCGGACCGGAGTCGGCGTCCGATATGAACACCGTTCCCGACGATCTTCCGCCCCGCACCCGCAAAATGGTGGACGCGCTCGGCCCGGCGGCGACGGACCTAAACCTCGACAAAGATACGGAGGCCTGGGTCGACGCGATGCACGAGAAGCACAAGTAG
- the cas3 gene encoding CRISPR-associated helicase Cas3' has translation MDGSPDRSQFWAKLTYKDNDRSTGEIVDWHPLLAHSADVAAVTEALLQRTILRDRVASLIGWDDLSDVHVARLSAFAALHDTGKVNHGFQNRAFGETPTSDHVTPMVNVYKASDPLAYLAPLGIADLQDWATDLDVLGHLLLATFGHHGAPVTPGTHDPMLWEPSDDRDPEAGLVRLDTHVREWLPSAYEDEAAPFPATPAFQHAFNGLLTLADWIGSDESFFPFADTLDAPMERARARAAEAVDALFLDPDGPRSVLSADSGFDQILEQPDWTPYPIQDAVRDVPVHKHGGLAVLESDTGSGKTEAALARYVRLFRAGLVDGLYFAVPTRTAATQLHDRVTAAVKRLFPEEQRPPVVQAVPGYIKADDVEATRLPDSFGVRWDEEVQHRGWAAESSKRYLAAPIAVGTVDQVLLSTLQASHAHMRATALLRHFLVVDEVHASDAYMTRLLDRVLDQHLAAGGHALLMSATLGASARVHLTTDDGNVPAQDAAETEDYPLVTHVDAARTDPDSVHAASSDASKTVAPTLCDDADAPAAVARRALDHAENGARVLVIRNLVDDCIKTQQELESLAGDNTLLFGVDGTPAPHHSRFAPDDRQRLDNAVEATFGPDTPNRGVVAVATQTVEQSLDLDADLMITDLCPMDVLLQRIGRLHRHGRDRPDGYATARCVVLTPEERDLAPHISDDGQAFGPHGLGTVYGDLRVLDATWAVLGSDDLAPWQIPEDNRLLVERATHPDALRTVVENEGDDWHRHEQWVLGSQQADRQATGHVTIDRGEPFGAEPFPDDLGTAKTRLGQEDYRVELPRPVDGPFGAAIEELSVSAWQLDAPPETEEATDVKQGSGAFSFQFSGHSFQYDRLGLSQK, from the coding sequence ATGGACGGCTCTCCCGACCGCTCTCAGTTTTGGGCCAAGCTCACGTACAAGGACAATGACCGATCGACCGGCGAGATCGTCGACTGGCATCCCCTTCTCGCCCACTCGGCGGATGTAGCCGCCGTCACGGAAGCCCTCTTGCAGCGAACGATTCTCCGCGATCGCGTCGCGTCGCTGATCGGGTGGGACGACCTGTCCGACGTGCACGTCGCCCGCCTGTCGGCCTTCGCCGCGCTGCACGACACCGGGAAGGTGAACCACGGGTTTCAGAATCGGGCGTTCGGGGAAACGCCGACCTCTGACCACGTGACCCCAATGGTGAATGTATACAAGGCGTCGGATCCGCTGGCCTACCTCGCCCCGCTCGGCATCGCAGACCTGCAGGACTGGGCGACCGACCTTGATGTGCTCGGCCACCTGCTGCTGGCGACGTTCGGCCACCACGGCGCGCCGGTCACGCCGGGCACACACGATCCCATGCTCTGGGAGCCCTCCGACGACCGAGATCCGGAAGCGGGTCTCGTCCGGCTGGACACCCACGTCCGCGAGTGGCTTCCGTCGGCGTATGAGGACGAGGCCGCCCCCTTTCCCGCCACACCTGCCTTTCAGCACGCCTTCAACGGCCTCCTCACGCTGGCCGACTGGATTGGCTCCGACGAGTCGTTCTTCCCGTTCGCCGACACGCTGGACGCCCCGATGGAGCGGGCGCGGGCCCGTGCCGCCGAGGCCGTGGACGCCCTCTTCCTGGACCCGGACGGTCCGCGTTCGGTCCTTTCTGCCGATAGCGGCTTCGACCAGATTCTGGAGCAGCCGGACTGGACTCCCTACCCGATCCAGGACGCGGTGCGCGACGTGCCTGTGCACAAACACGGCGGCCTCGCCGTCCTCGAATCGGACACCGGCTCGGGAAAAACGGAGGCCGCCCTTGCCCGCTACGTGCGCCTCTTCCGTGCCGGTCTCGTCGACGGCCTCTACTTTGCCGTGCCCACCCGCACCGCCGCCACGCAGCTCCACGACCGGGTCACGGCGGCCGTCAAGCGGCTCTTTCCGGAGGAGCAGCGCCCGCCGGTCGTACAGGCCGTGCCGGGCTACATAAAAGCCGACGACGTCGAAGCCACGCGCCTGCCCGACAGCTTTGGGGTCCGGTGGGACGAAGAGGTTCAGCACCGCGGGTGGGCCGCCGAAAGCTCCAAGCGCTACCTCGCTGCCCCCATCGCCGTGGGCACCGTCGACCAAGTATTGCTCTCCACACTGCAGGCGAGCCACGCTCACATGCGGGCGACGGCGCTCCTGCGGCACTTCCTCGTGGTCGACGAGGTCCATGCCTCCGACGCCTACATGACGCGGCTCCTGGACCGGGTCCTCGATCAGCACCTTGCCGCCGGCGGGCACGCCCTACTTATGTCCGCCACCCTCGGCGCCTCCGCCCGCGTGCACCTCACGACCGACGACGGCAACGTGCCCGCGCAGGACGCGGCGGAGACCGAAGACTATCCGCTCGTCACGCACGTCGACGCCGCCCGCACCGACCCGGACTCGGTCCACGCCGCCTCCTCGGACGCGAGCAAAACTGTGGCCCCCACGCTCTGCGACGACGCAGACGCCCCGGCGGCCGTCGCCCGGCGGGCCCTCGACCACGCCGAAAACGGCGCCCGCGTCCTCGTCATCCGCAACCTTGTGGACGACTGTATCAAGACGCAGCAAGAACTGGAATCGCTGGCCGGGGACAACACGCTCCTCTTCGGCGTCGACGGCACGCCCGCCCCGCACCACTCCCGCTTTGCGCCCGACGACCGGCAGCGCCTCGACAACGCCGTCGAGGCCACGTTCGGCCCCGACACACCCAATCGCGGCGTCGTGGCGGTGGCCACGCAGACGGTGGAACAGAGCCTGGACCTGGACGCCGACCTCATGATCACGGACTTGTGCCCGATGGACGTGCTCCTGCAGCGCATCGGGCGCCTGCACCGCCACGGTCGCGACCGGCCCGACGGCTACGCCACCGCCCGGTGCGTCGTCCTCACGCCCGAGGAGCGGGACCTGGCCCCGCACATTTCGGACGACGGACAGGCGTTCGGCCCGCACGGGCTGGGCACCGTCTACGGCGACCTGCGCGTCCTTGACGCTACATGGGCCGTCCTGGGAAGCGACGACCTTGCGCCGTGGCAGATTCCCGAGGACAACCGCCTGCTCGTCGAGCGCGCCACGCATCCCGATGCGCTCCGGACGGTCGTGGAGAACGAGGGCGACGACTGGCACCGCCACGAGCAGTGGGTGCTCGGCTCCCAGCAGGCCGACCGGCAGGCCACCGGACACGTCACCATCGACCGCGGCGAGCCGTTTGGGGCGGAACCGTTTCCCGACGACCTCGGCACCGCCAAGACGCGGCTCGGACAGGAAGACTACCGGGTCGAACTCCCGCGTCCCGTCGACGGCCCCTTCGGCGCGGCCATCGAGGAACTGTCCGTCAGCGCGTGGCAGCTCGACGCCCCGCCGGAGACGGAGGAAGCGACTGACGTGAAGCAGGGAAGCGGGGCCTTCTCGTTTCAGTTTAGCGGCCACTCGTTTCAGTACGACCGCCTGGGATTGTCTCAAAAATGA
- a CDS encoding Re/Si-specific NAD(P)(+) transhydrogenase subunit alpha, protein MALTIGVPRETDPGETRVALIPDVADRLLATVDDLDIRVEEGAGEGAYHTDADYDAAGCSVVGRDATFDADIIAKVAPPSDDEVDRLGEGQVLVGFLSPLERPEAAQALADRGVTALAMELVPRISRAQKLDALSAMSSIGGYRAAIGAAERLPAFFPLLTTAAGTVRPARVLVLGAGVAGLQAIATAKRLGAKVFGYDIREPTREEVESLGASFVELEVDIEADQDESGYAEQVEKEKQERQPELLQPHLAEADVVISTALIPGQPAPLLINEEAVAAMDPGSVIVDLAAPNGGNCALTETGEEIVEHNVQILGPTNLPAEMPVHASELYAKTVAAMVEEGLDEGRFAPDFDDEIFAESCLTRDGEVQNERVRDLIAPTEKEAPET, encoded by the coding sequence ATGGCCCTCACGATTGGCGTCCCGCGCGAAACCGACCCGGGCGAGACCCGCGTTGCCCTGATCCCCGACGTGGCCGATCGCCTGTTGGCGACGGTGGACGATCTAGACATCCGCGTCGAGGAGGGCGCCGGGGAGGGAGCGTACCACACCGATGCCGACTACGACGCGGCGGGGTGTTCGGTCGTGGGGCGGGACGCGACGTTCGACGCCGACATCATCGCGAAGGTGGCCCCCCCGTCCGACGACGAGGTGGACCGGCTCGGCGAGGGGCAGGTCCTTGTCGGCTTTCTCAGCCCGCTCGAACGCCCGGAGGCCGCACAGGCGCTGGCGGACCGGGGCGTGACGGCGCTGGCGATGGAGCTCGTGCCGCGCATCTCGCGGGCGCAGAAGCTCGACGCGCTCTCCGCGATGAGCTCGATCGGGGGGTACCGGGCGGCGATCGGGGCGGCGGAGCGACTGCCCGCGTTCTTCCCGCTGCTCACCACCGCCGCCGGCACGGTGCGCCCGGCCCGGGTGCTCGTGCTGGGGGCCGGCGTGGCGGGCCTGCAGGCGATCGCCACCGCCAAGCGCCTGGGGGCGAAGGTGTTCGGGTACGACATCCGCGAACCGACCCGGGAGGAGGTCGAAAGCCTCGGCGCGTCCTTCGTGGAGCTGGAGGTGGACATCGAGGCCGACCAGGACGAGAGCGGGTACGCGGAGCAGGTGGAGAAGGAGAAGCAGGAGCGACAGCCCGAGCTCCTGCAGCCCCACCTCGCCGAGGCCGACGTGGTGATCTCGACGGCCCTCATTCCCGGCCAGCCTGCTCCCCTGCTCATCAACGAAGAGGCCGTGGCGGCCATGGATCCCGGGTCGGTGATCGTCGATCTTGCCGCGCCGAACGGGGGCAACTGTGCCCTCACGGAGACCGGAGAAGAAATCGTGGAGCACAACGTCCAGATCTTGGGGCCCACCAACCTGCCCGCCGAAATGCCGGTCCACGCGAGTGAGCTCTACGCCAAGACCGTCGCCGCCATGGTTGAGGAGGGACTCGACGAGGGCCGTTTTGCCCCGGACTTCGACGACGAGATTTTCGCCGAGTCGTGCCTCACCCGCGACGGGGAGGTTCAGAATGAGCGTGTTCGGGACCTTATTGCGCCTACGGAGAAAGAGGCTCCTGAGACGTGA
- a CDS encoding DUF6364 family protein: MKSKLTLRMDEDVKERAKEIAQERGTSLSALVEGSFRLLSEADAPNEQVGAGTALTPQLKKVHERIGPPPDDAPFDEPRGNWTEDEQQFIRAATEKHA; this comes from the coding sequence ATGAAGTCCAAGCTCACCTTGCGCATGGACGAGGACGTGAAGGAGCGAGCCAAAGAGATCGCCCAAGAGCGCGGCACGTCCCTGTCGGCCCTCGTGGAGGGCTCCTTTCGCCTCCTGAGCGAGGCGGATGCGCCCAACGAGCAGGTCGGGGCCGGCACCGCGCTAACTCCTCAGTTGAAGAAGGTCCACGAACGGATCGGGCCGCCCCCAGACGACGCTCCGTTCGATGAACCAAGGGGCAATTGGACGGAGGACGAGCAACAGTTCATCAGGGCCGCCACCGAAAAGCACGCCTGA